TGCACAATAaggtacctttttttttaatatggctAGTGAAGAAATAGTATTGATTAGGATTCAATGTATTTTACTACCAATTGTTGAAGGGACACACATGGAAATCCTTTTCCTCAGTTTCTGGAAAAGTAACCCCAAAGTTGCATCCAAGCTTTGGGGAGAAATTGTCTCGCATGTTCCCAGGGAGTGTGTAAgagacttctgcctctgtgataaccTGTAGTAATTTTATAGTGTAAAACAGGCCTTTTGGTcacctgtgtttgttttcttttatctcttcccacatctgtTAAGCTGGCACACCTTTTGGTGCCAGGAGATGATACTTGCTGGGCCTTGCCTGCCTGGGTTATCTCTCCTATCTGCACTGGCTAcctgtggtggggagaggggtgaTATGCCCTGCCACATTTGTCTGTCAGTGTGATCAAAAGGCATTTGCTACTactgggtgtatgtcctctgtaattttgttaattGCTCTTAAATCTTGCACTAATCAATAACtcttaccatcagctttcttcagTGAAAGGGTGGGTGTGTTATACCTGGACTCACATTGCACTAATAACCCACGTTGGAGGCATTTTTCAATTACAGATGTCAATCCCCTATGTCTTTCTAATTTCAAAGGGTATTGCTTTTGCCTTACCAGTGTGGCTCCTGGTTTGAGTGCAATACTCACTGGTTCTGCTTGTTTGGATCTTCGCGGGACATCAGTGGCTCATGCTATTGGATTGATGGCATTTTCAACTTCAGTGGGGATTTCACCACATCTATTCTGTATAAAAAGTGTGGCAACTTGGACAAATTTAATTCAGGAATTATAAATTGTACGccctttccctttttaaatttaatttctgcttcccatTTCTCCAATAAATCCCTCCCCAGCAATGGTTACGGGGAGTTAGGCATATAAAGGGAATTGATGAGTTACCCAGTGCTTCCCCAGTTtgaattttaaaggttggaagAAGGGCCGTGTTTCTGTCACCCTAACCAATACTATTTCTGTCACCCCAGCGACATGACCAGTATCTTGACTCAATTTCCCTtctaaagtatttaacacatAATACGCTGCTCCGGTATCTACCACAAATTCAATGTCGTCTTTCCCAAGCTCAGCTATAAccaaaggctctgctgggggagaGGCCTTCGGTCCCCATCACTCTGAGTTTTGTCCCTTAATGAGTTGGGCAACTGGGGATTTCTTCTTCAACACCGGACAGTTGTTTTTCCAATGTCCCTTTTTCTTACAAAAGGCACACTGATCTTTGTCCAGAGGGGAAGTTCTGTTGGTGATTTCTCCTGACTAACCCTCTTGCTAGGATGGTGTCTAACTTTGTCACCAAGGTCTCTGTCCCGATATACCTTTCAGGCTGCCTCTAACTATTTACTCATGTCCTGAATCCCGTCTAACTTTTGCAGCTTTCTTCTTACATCATTTGCAGCTTGACCTATAAACAGGAGAGTTAGATGTGCTTTCCCTTCAGTCGAATCAGGATCTAGGTTTGTATATTTAATTGCAGCTTCTCCTAGcctatttaaaaaatcagtgggAGACTCATCTTGATTTTGCTTTACTTTGTAAAGCTTTGGCCAGTTTAGAGCTTTAGTGACACCATGTCTTAACCCATACACTATGAGATTCTGGTATTGTTTTAGTCTTGCCATTTGTTCTGGTAAATTAGGGTCCCACCCTGGATCAGTCAATGGGAAAACCTCAGCAACTGTGCCCTGGATGGATCTGCTTGCGATATGTGACTCTACAGAAGTTAAAATAGCTTTATTAACCATCTCCCTCTCGGTGTGATCAACCAATGTGTCCATCACAGATTTCAAATCACTCCAGTCAATGTTCTGTGTGGCAACTGCTGTTGCTACCAAATTGGCTACTTTATCtgggttttctttctattttccgACGGTAGTCTTCCACTGTTCTAACTCTATAAGAGAGTACGGGACTTTTATATATACAGGCCCTTGGTTACCAACTGCCTGTCTCAGAGGGGCCTGTAAAACTGGGTCTTCCCTTTTAGATCTGGTCCGCTTTGCTACAGGACTTTGTTCTCTTATGGCTCTTCTCGCTATCCTTCCCCTCTTTCCTCTGATCAGAACAGCTGTTCTCTCATCCTCCTCTCCGGAGGAGCTACCCGAGCGGATACTGCTGTCCGTCTCCGTTGGACAGGATTTACTCCACCTGGGAATTTCAGCTGGGCTCACTCTGATGATGCCATCCCCTGAGCCGGTCTCCAGGCGAATGGTGATGCCATGGAAACTCAAGCGCCCATGTTACCtctggaggaggcagaggcaCCGCCCCTTGATGGGAGGTCCCCTGTCCGCCCTCTCGGTGGGAGGCTCTGTCCCCACCCTCTCCATGGGAAGCTTTGCCCTCCGGCTCCACCTCCAGGGCCGGTGCTGTGGGCTGCACAGGCTGGTTGTCCCCTCCTCTCGCTCCCTCCGACCCAGGAGGAagcggcggagcggggcggggggcggagcagaaaagggaagtgCGTCCAGACCAAAGTGTACGGGCCCGCCCTGCCAGGGCCATCCCCGGCTGCCAGAGCCACCCCCGCTCTTCTTTTATCGATGGGGGCTTTGGCAAGGCTGGGTCCCCCCTCTCCCGCCTCCTTgaagcctcctcctcctccactgaaGCCGAGTGTCATCCCCCTCCCCCTGCAACCCCCGGTGGTGGCGGGAGTGAGGGAGGAGCTGGAATGGTAGGTGGCCCCGGTCTCAGAGTCAGCCACTAGATctgcttccagctcttccctgccccTCACACATGGTGGACTGAGTGCAGGctctttcttttaatcttttttccacttctttcttAAAAGCATCACATGCTGTTCTTTCTTAGGTCCCTATAGCTTTTCATTACAtgataaaagcataaaaagccTCACACATGCAAACTCTCTGAAATACTGGTCCTAGCATAGGTGAGATACCAGATTTGATATTAATTCTTCATCTAAACTGCCAAACTTGGGCCATGCCTCATTGTTATTTAATTCAAAAGTGGACCAAATTATTTCAGACAGGCTGATCAATTCAGGTTTTGAGAGCAATGGGTTTTTCCTGGTTAACTTTAACCAGTTTTTCAGTATCAAGCCCAAGGGGGAGTCTCAGGATATTTGAGTTCTATCTTCACATGAGGAGATACATCCCATGTCTGCACTTACAGGAAAAACTGCAGGAATAAAGCAAAGCAACCTAACCAGACACTAATAAGCTGAAAGAGAAGGAACACACAGGGCTCAAACTCACAGCCCCTAGATCCGCAGTGCCAGCAGTTTAACCCACGGCACTACTGTCAGCTTCAGGCCAGACCTTGTCACTGCAGTGCTAAAGCTCCTTTTCGGAAAGCACCCTTCCCTGCTTCTCATGAGCAAACAGTGAACAGggggaaaacaacaaaacaaactgaaCCCTCCCTCAGACCCTCAGAGATTCTTCCACACACCAAACAAAACTATGAGAGATCTCTTAACACCAAACCCAGGTACTAACAACACCATAGCAGTTTTACTCACTCACCCCTGTGCCTCTGTGTTGAATTTGGAGGATTCTTGGGTTCTGACACCATCTGGACTGTGGCTACagcagcccccccccccctcgcAGTGCcagggggtggaggggggtAGTTGGATGTTTTCTCAGTCCAGAGGATTTTCCAGAAGCCTCCTTGTCCTTTCATGGGGTGCCAGAACTGATGCCTTCaagtggctacctgaaaacaggctagacaagattaagagaataaaagtaggtatttattgAGTGCCTTCAATAGGAACACCTTGGGCAGTCAGAAGCTCCCAAGGggctccacccaagatggaTGCTGGGTCACgggtttttcacacttttataagtttggtccatttgcatatcagggttaattctccagtgATAATTTCAGGCAATGATGtcattaccccaagtttgctccCCCTGTCCAGAGGCTCAGTTTACCTATTTCAGGGCCTGGGacaacaaggtgtccttgagttcaggcccagagagggtttgttatgtctaaccaaAATGTGAGAACAGTAGCTGACAGGCTATATGAAGTTTCAGAGTTACAtactaggcagtacaggatctgaaaaatataaaagctaaaacctaaggcatcaggaCAATAATAACTCAGCTGCATTCCTGCTTTCCAGCTCAGTTGTCAgttcttgtttctctttaatATTATCTTTTCTGTACTGGCAGGCAACCTTCCACTaagccaggttgctccaagccccatccagcctggccttgaacatttgcaggcagccacagcttctctggcaacatctgccagtgcctcaccatctTCACAGGGATGACTTTCTTCCCAATAGTCAATGTAACCCACTGTCTTTCACTTTAAAGCTGTCATGATACAATGGGTCATCTTGGctttgtgctccagccccctctTGCAGCACCAGCTTTCCAGTTCAGTtgtcagctgctgcctgcatttTGGCTTTCCAAGCCCTTGCAGGGCTGTAGGGAACTGCTGGTGACTTTGGGCTCTAACAAAGTTGCTGGACTTAGTCATGTGGAGCAGGCTTGGACAATCCTTGGGATGGCAGTATTGGGAGGCTCCTCAGGTCTCAGAGAGCAGAGGGGTTCATTTGCTTCACTACTGGCTGGCTGGCAGTGGATCTTGTAGTTCCCTCATGGGGTTGGGATGCTCCCAGTTGGGAGCTGAAAGCTCTTTGCTCAGACAATCACCactatcatctccttcttcAGATGTGGACCAACGGAATCAACGAGGCCAGTAAGATGGCCCTGCTTGCCTGGGAGAAGGAGACTGGCATTGAGCTGGTGCAAATCAACGGGCAGAGGCGCTACGGAGGGCCTCCCCCAGGTATgtcaggagagcagctcagctgtggggccCTGGGAGCACGGCAGGGCTCACCACGGGCACCGTGTCCCCTGCAGGCTGGGTGGGCGGCCCACCACCAGCCGGCACCGAGGTGTACATCGCGAGGCTGCCGCAGGACATCTACGAGAACACCCTGATCCCGCTGTTCGAGAGCGTGGGGAAGCTCTACGAGTTCCGCCTCATGATGACCTTCAGCGGGCTCAACCGGGGCTTCGCCTACGCCAGGTACACCTCCCTGCAGGATGCCAGCAACGCCATCGCCACCTTCCACCGCTTCCAGATGCGCAAGGGCTGCGCCATTGTGGTGTGCCGGAGCACGCAGAAGTGTGAGCTCATTGTCAACGGCCTGGACATCTCGGtgagccagcaggagctgcaggccaTGCTGCAGATGGTCACTGAGGGGATCCTCAGTGTCACCCTGCACGCCAGCCCCTGCCAGAGACCCGCCAAGCTCGCTGTGCTGAAGTACAGGTCGCACgaggctgctgccctggccaAAAAAGCCCTGACGGAAGGTGAGTGGTGCTGAGGGATGCTGCTTGGGCTGGTCTTCCTGGTGTTTCCTACCTCCAGGCTTGGCGGCAAGGTGACTTCAGCCTTGCTCTCTCCGTGTTCTCATGGAATGTCAGCTGCCCATGGTACAGTTGATTTCCAGCAGTCCTAGTGGTGGTGGGAtgaaagagctgctggaggtctgcctgctcagagcaggagcatCACCAGTACCAGTTCAGGGCATCCAGAACATTGACCAAGTTATTAAACCTCCCAGTGGATCTGCCCAACCCCTCAGTATCCCTTAAACCCTCCCAGTGGAGCTGCTCAATCCCGCTGAGCCCCATCCCACGATTGTAATGTCCTGATGGGACACACTTCCCAGACGTCCAGCTGGGACCTCCAAAGTCCTGGTTTGTAGCCATTTCTGCCCCAGCTGAGAAGCATTTGGTTTTGATATCTGTTCACCTTGCCCCTCAAGTCAAGCTGCCCCTAAAATCCTGGAGATCACTGCAACAGATGCTGAGGGATGGCATGGGATGGCATGGGATGGTGGGCAGGTGAGCATCTCCTGTCTCCTAGGGAACCTGAGGCtcaggggagcagggatgagggTGGACTGGCTGGACCCCCAAAtgaagcagaagctgcagctctgggaggagGAGCCATCGTCCAACGGAGTGCACGGAGACAagagcctggcagtgcccaggctggCAGCCCTGCCTCCATTGCTGGAGTGCCCgaacatcctgagctggaggCATCGCCTGAGGACACCCCTGTTCACCACCAAGTGTGTCCAGGTGAACGCCGACGGGTGGCAGCGGTTCTGGTACCAGGTGGTGATCCCAGGATACCACATGCCCATCAGTGGGTTCACGTGGGTCTTGCAGGACAAGCAGGGCCAGAGCGAGCATGAGAAGGTCAAgatggcagcagccctgcacaTTCTCCAGGTGTTAGGTGAGTCCTTGGTCAGTCCTTGCATGGCATCTGTGCCaacctcctgcctctcccaaaGTCTTGAAGTGTCTCCTGGGAGTGTGGAGCTGTGGCACTTCTGGggtggggtgcagggagggagccaggctggcaggcagGGCTGAAACACTCACCTCTGAGCTGCAGGTGGGATTCCTGGTTGGAAGCACAGGATGCAAgaggagggggttttggggtgagGGCAGAGCCTGATTCTTCCCTCTCCACTGCAGGTTGCCAGCTGACGTAGGCAGCCGCTCTGCTGAAGCCATGATAGAGCCTGAGCCCTGCTGGGGTCCCAGCCCTGTTCCAGCTTTCCTTTGAGCTGTTTGCAATGGTTTGAGAGCTGGCTCTGGAGGATAAGGGCCACTGTTCTGGTCGACGGCAGCTGCCCTGTCCCCGGTCAGCCCTTGAGTTGGTTCTGGTTTTGAGTTGTTGGTTTTCCTGCCCAGTTTGGCTTCTTTTAAGCTGGCTTGTGTTGCATGGGAGGAGCAGatcctggagaagcagcagctcttggagGGGCTGCCAGCACCAGATGCCAGTGTGATGGAGGGAATTCCTCCACCGGCATTCCTGGTTTCTGAGGAACAGCCTCAGATGAGGACAAGGCCACACACAGGGAGCATCCCAGTGGCCACAGATGTTCTGTGGGCTGGTGGAGCTACTGTGTGGGGAGAGGAGTGCCCTGTAACCTGGTTGTGTAGTGAGGAAGCAGCTGTGGGGTTCCCAGCTGTCTATGAATGATTCCTCAGGAGTGGGAGGTGTGGCCACATGTTGTTCTTTTGGGATTAAAACTAAAGAATTCTGGAATGCATCAGCTGTGTCATGTCATCTTTTCCTCCTGCAtcctcagctccctgcctgtCCAGCGCATCTCGGTGCTCTCCCCCCACACCAGgaaaggcaggggaagggacaggTGGGATTTGGAGCCTTCACAACCTGGTGGGCCCATTGTGTGGGAAGCAGCACTCCCTGGTACCTCGATCTTTGTTGTCTTCTACTCACTGAGCTCTTTCTGACCAGCTTTTGATACCCCTCAGGCTCCTCCAAGTGCCTCCTGATACCCACCCTCCCCCGTGTCTTTGGGTGGACCTCGGGGAGGTTGCACCTCGTTGGAGGTTAGggtttttccctttgattttcCCTCTCTTAAGGaatttccccccatttttgtTGCTAAGGAACAATAACAACCGGGTGCTTatgagagacaaaagaagttgccaagctcaggagaggagggaaggcacCTGGCTGCACTTCTTATCTGAGGGTTTCTCTCGGAGGGGCAGAGATACTATGAGAATTGGGCTGGAAAaaggagctggggcagctgctggtgcctctTGCTCTCTCGGCTTCAGAGAACcgtcagagctgctgcctggggggGACAGAACTCGCTGCCACCACCGGAGCCCAGCCCGGTCCTGCTTCTCCGTTGCTTGTGAGAGCAGCCACTGAACTGGGACCTTATTATCACCCTACCTCACCAAACAaaagacccttcaccatctgctggggtgcctcaggggaaaccCTGGGATCCCCGAGCCCCCTCCAAGGGAGTTTCTGTCTCGGAGGTGTTCAAGAGCCAGGTGGCCACTGCCCAAGCCCCCGGCCGGCACCGGGTGtctggttctgtttgttgttactgccatagttactCTTTGTTAGCCTTGTTATCCATGTACAaactagtaaagaactgttattccttttctcatctctttgCCTGAAACCCCCTTAAgttcaaaattataatttggAGAGAAGGGGGTCGTATTTTCcgttccaagggaggctcctgccttcctcagcAGACACGTGTCTTTCAAACTGAGACACACCTTTATGCTCTCCAGGGACTCCAGGTGTCCGTCAGTTTCATAGATGgcccacccccagctccagTAATGCCTCTGGCTATGTCCCGTCCCATCTCAGCAAGTGCAACATGAGCccctgggccagcagcacctgggggcTGCAGTTGGTGGTCCAAGGGgtcccaggcagtgccaggaatCAGCTGGGGAACGCGAGCTGCAGCCAAGATCAGAAATCCTGTCAGAACTGCACCAGATCCTTCCCATTCCCCAGCAAATCGACGGGGTCCCCAGGGGCCTTGGCCGCAGTGTCCAGCCATATCTGACGCTGTTCCAGGCCCTGCACCCGCTGCCCACTCTGCTCATCCCCAGGGAGGAACCCAGCCCGGGAGGGATCCCagtccctctccccctccccactcaTGGCACATTGTGATGCACATCTAGATGCACCAAGTCCCTCTGGCAGCACCCAAGTCCCATCCTTCTTCTTTTTGGAAATCCCCAGGATCCTCCAAGAGCCTTTTGGTGCActtttaaagttcttttttgCACTCTCTGGAAGTCTGTCTGTCCCTCCTGGGGTACACCAGAAGTCCTTGCCTCATGAGGATGAGCCAGACCATCAGCACAAGGCGCTGGGAAGTGAAAGGCACTGGGTTTATTTCTAACAGATCTGAAGTCTTAATTAATTAACAAAGGGTAATTGAcctgctgggacagcagggcaggaaagcGATGAACCTGTCTGCCCTGGCCAGGCACTCCAGGACCCCACATCACCCCCTCACCCCTCCTGAGAAATGCCCTGCTTCACCCCCCatcccaggacccccaaatacaccagcaaaccccagcatcagcccctcccctcccacagctgcaTCCCCTACCAGAGACCCTCAGCCATGTCCTCCCCCGTATCTCAGAGCCCTCTCATTCACCAGGGATGTTCAGTCATGACCCCTCCCCCCATAACCCCTCCACCTGGGGCCCTCAGCCAcatccccccatccctgcatTGCCCATACTACAGACTCCCAGTGGTAACCCCCCAGTCACTGACCAGAGATCCCCAGCCACATCCCCCCATCTCAGAGCCACCCCCCATCCATCACGGTCCCCAGTCAGGGACCCCCCCAACCACTCCCAGCCTCTGTCACCCCAGCCGCGTCCCCCCCACCCCGAAGGGCCTCCCCCGCTGCTCCCCCTTCCAGGTCCCTCCGATGTCAGGAACACCCCCTCCGGCAGGACCCTCAGCCTCACCCTCTCCATCCTGTCCCCCCATCCCGAGGCCACCTCCGGGCTCCTCTCACTCCGACCCCCCATAACCGCTGCCCCGTACGAGATTCCCCACCTGCTCCGACACGCGCTGCCCCTTTAAGACTGCGCCTGCAGCCCAGCTTGAGTGGCAGCCCTAGGAGCCAATCAGAACGCCAGCGTCCTGCCCACCGACAGCGGTACCATTACGGTGTGGCCACGCCC
Above is a window of Corvus moneduloides isolate bCorMon1 chromosome 15, bCorMon1.pri, whole genome shotgun sequence DNA encoding:
- the DND1 gene encoding dead end protein homolog 1, yielding MDEKMWTNGINEASKMALLAWEKETGIELVQINGQRRYGGPPPGWVGGPPPAGTEVYIARLPQDIYENTLIPLFESVGKLYEFRLMMTFSGLNRGFAYARYTSLQDASNAIATFHRFQMRKGCAIVVCRSTQKCELIVNGLDISVSQQELQAMLQMVTEGILSVTLHASPCQRPAKLAVLKYRSHEAAALAKKALTEGNLRLRGAGMRVDWLDPQMKQKLQLWEEEPSSNGVHGDKSLAVPRLAALPPLLECPNILSWRHRLRTPLFTTKCVQVNADGWQRFWYQVVIPGYHMPISGFTWVLQDKQGQSEHEKVKMAAALHILQVLGCQLT